In the Leptospira fainei serovar Hurstbridge str. BUT 6 genome, ATTCTCCATATATTTCTATCTCTATTATAGGGAAAAACAGAAAGCCCTGCTTATGTGGGCCATCTGCTGCTTCTTCCATATTCTGTTTTACGTCGGCAATATCTTTTTAGCAGCGGGAATGAGCGAGATTTACAGATTCTATCCTAATGTGACCTTCGATTTTTTAATTGCGACTTTCCAATTGGCCGGATGCATGTATTTCTTAAAAAGGTCCACGCCGCGCATAGTGAAAGTAATCTTTGTGATCGTCGGAGTCTGGGCCGTCTATCTAGACCTTATTAATACCGAAAATTTTTTATTGATGACTCCGGTTTATATCCTAATCGGATTTTCCCAGATATTTACCGGTATTTCCTTTTTAAAATTAACGGAAAACAATATCGGGAAAACGCTCACGGGCTGGATATTCATTCTATGGGGTTTTCTCATTCTAAATTATCCGGTTCTGAGACCGATGCCTGAATATGCGCATATCGGTTTTTTAATCGGCGGTTTTTTTAGAACCTCCGCCGCGATCACCATTCTGTTATTTTATTTCGAAGAGACTAAAAACACGTTACAGAAAACCCAAAATAATTATAAAAAGATAATAGATACCACTCAGGAAGGGATTTGGATGATCGATAAAGACGCGAACACTTCCTTTGTGAACGATAAGATGTGCGATTTTCTTGAAATATCAAAAAAGGATTTTATCGGAAAATCCCTATTCGACTTTATCGAACCTGAATATAAAGCGAACGTCGAAAAGAGATTAACCGAAAGGCAATCAGGATTAAGCGAAATTCACGAATTTCATTTTAAAAATAAAAAAGGCGAATCCATTTGGTTATTGATGTCCAGTAGCCCGATTTTCGATATTCACGGAAATTATGAAGGTGCGCTCGCTATGAGTACGGATATCACACCGTTCAAGAGGGCCGAGAGCGCCCTAAAGGAGCGTGAACGACAGCTTTCCACTTTGATAAAGAATCTACCGGGAATCGCATATCGATGCAAAGTGAACATCGACTGGACGATGGAATTTATTAGCGACGGATGCTTTGAATTAACCGGCTATTCTCCTTCCGATTTCGTAGATAATCGGACCGTTTCGTTCGGAAGTATTATCCATGAAGAGGATAGTGAACGAGTCTATAATGAGGTCGTGACTGCCATTAACGCAAATCAATCCTATCGTCTGGTTTATCGCATTTTGCATCGAAATGGCTGCCTTCGATGGGCTTGGGAACAAGGTTCCGCCGTAAAGGGAGAAAATGGAGAAATTTTAGCTTTAGAGGGATTTATCACCGATTTTAGCCAAGTAAAGGCCGCAGAAGAGATAATGTCAAAAACTCTTGAAGAGAAGGAGATCCTACTAAGGGAGGTCCATCATCGAGTGAAGAATTATCTACAAGTGCTCTCCAGTTTGCTATCCATGCACATGGATTTGAGCGAAGAATCCGAATCAAAATCGGTGCTTTCCGAAAGCCAAAATCGAATCCAGTCGATGGCTTACGTGCATGAATCGCTGTACGGAAAAAATTCCGTTAGCGATGAGTTCTTTCCCGAATACGTCGGCAGACTCGTTGAAAGTCTTTTACGATCTTTCGGATACCAGACGCACGAGATTCAGATAGATCTTCGCTGCGAACCGGTTCCTCTTAGGCAAAACGCGTTTATCCCGATCGGTCTCATATTAAACGAATTAGTCACAAACGCTTTAAAACATGCGTTTACTTCAATGCCTTCCGTCGAAGTAAAGTCGCTCGGGATCGCTTTTTACACAGAAGGTAACTGGGTTCACTTAGAAGTGAGCGATAACGGAGGTGGTAAAGACTCGAAAGCTCGACCGTCCGAGTCCATGGGTTTAGAACTCGTAGATCTGTTAGCCAAACAACTAAAGGGAAACGTTCTCGATTTGACTCATCGTCAAGGAACGATGACTCGAGTTCGATTCCCGATCTTAGGTTAATCCGTTACTTTGATCACACGCTTTGCGTGTTTGCAACAGTGACCGAAACTTCTTCCGGATCCCGGTTAGTAACTTCCCGGAAAGTTTCCAAATATTTCGGATGATTCGTTCCCATTAATCGATCCCAAATATTAAAATATAATCCGTAATTACAGTTAAAATATCGATGATGCATATTGTGATGCGTCGTGGTATTATGCCATCTAAGAAGTTTATTATCCAAAAATCCTTTCGGAAATAGTTCGAAGGAGAGATGACCTAAAACGTTTAGAAAATTGCTATAAAAGAAAAAAACCAAAAGGGCTATCGAATGCATCGGCAAGATCAAGGCCGCTAAAGGTATAATCCCCGCTTCGACGACCGCTTCGTATGGGTGGAAAGAAAAAGCGGCCCACGGAGATGGGTTTGTGGATCTATGATGAGTTAAATGCATTCTTTTGAATAGGAGCGGATGATGCATTAACCGGTGAGTCCAATAAAAATACGTATCATGTAACAATATTAATGCCGCGATGCTGAAGACCATGTAAACGACTCCGTAATCGGAAACCTTATCGTACAATAAAGTAAAGCCTTGCTCTTTCATCCAATAGACCAAGATTCCCGAAGCGGCAAAAATAAATAAAGTTAGGGCGGAATATTTAAGCTCGTAATAAATCTTATCTTTTTCAGGCAATCGCGATTGGATAATCCTGTGTTTCAATTTATCCCTAAAAACATACCATATAAAGAAATAAGCTAACCCGGCCATGAATAAATATCTTACCCATAGTGTCACGAGCGTGAATACGTAGTAACCTTCGTATCCGATTTTTTGAACCAACTCAGTCATGATTCCACCTCGCTACCTTAGTTTCTTTTCACTTTCATATTTTAACAATTAGAGCGGCGAAATCCTATTAGATCCTGAAAACAGCTAGCCGATTCCGAAATCGGGGAGGAATTATCGGCCAATTTTACGTCTGAGGTTGCCTTTCGCGATTTTTACGAAATTCGGTCGGCGTTACGCCGGTAAGTTCCTTAAATGCCCGATTAAACGGACCCAAGGATTGGTATCCTAAATCCATAGCGATTCGAATGATTGGGAGCTCATCCTTTCTCGAATCCAATAGGATCTCACACGCCTCTTGGATCCGATACCGATTCAGGAAGTCGGGAAAATTTCGAAAACCCATCGCCTGGTTAATTAGACGCCTTAATTTATATTCCTGAACTTCCAAATCTTCCGCCAATTGTCCTATCGTTAATCCGTCCTTTCGATAGAGCTTTTCTTCTTCGAAAGCGACGACCAATTTTTTCTTTAAAGCCGGGTCCGCTTGTATGACCCGTTCTTCTTCCTCGCTTTCTCCGTCAGGCTCCGGATCGACCAAACCGTCCTTAAGCTCGAGCACTAAATGCATGAACGCAAGGATTAATCCCCAAGCAAGAATCACATTCAATAAATCCAGAATTTCAGAGAGAGCTTTTCCGCGTAAAATCAGATGAGAGAAAATCCCGAAAGTGATTACGCTTCCCGTAACAAGAATGTGGACCTCCCTCAATCTGCGTCGAGTTTCCACTAAGTCGTCTTTTCTTCCTGAGTACGTCTGCAGAATCGCAGCAAGAACGAATGCAAGAGAAAGTAATGTAGGAACTATGATATGAGCGAGTACGGTTTCCGATTCGATCGGCCCCCTCATACTGATTTCATCCAATACCGGATAAACCAGTAAAGCTGAAATCAAAATCTTTCCCGCCAATAACGACCAATGCCACATCCTCGGCTTAAAATTATCCACGAATATGGCGGAACTCAAGATCCAGAAAAAAAATGGTAAACTAAGAAGTCCTCCGAATAACGCGACACGAATCGGAAGAAGAATAAGTCTGTCCGGATCCAACGAAAGGATAATATAGCAGATTATCCCGAAAGAGAAACCTGCCGCGATTCGAATTCGGAGATCGTAATGATATCTCCAGGCAAATAATCCTATGAGAAAGATTAAATTCGAAAGACAAAAATAATGAAGGATATTTGTGATCTCGGAGATCAAGTGAGTTCTTCCAGTTTTTCCAATTCTCCCCAAAAGTCCTTTGTTTGTAAACCAGGAAGAAATTTCCTAATTAGACTGCTGTCGACAAATGCGTCTTCCCGATCCGATTCCTCCTCCTTTCTCGGGTCGATTTTTCCATTATCTTCCAAAAACCGGAAGATTTCAAACCAAGTATGCCATTGGTTGTCGGATAATAAAAGCTCCGATGGGAGACCATCCTGACTGTCTAGGAGGATTCTTCGAAGAACTTGAATAATATCTTCAACATGAACTAAGTTCAGTTGTCGCTTGGCTTTTTTAACCAGACCTTTTCGCGCCCAATCACCCGGATTCCGTTTCGGTCCGTAGATCCCGCAAAGCCTTAAAATTTTTCCCCCGCTCTCCAAGAATCGGTCTTCGATTTCGTAACGCTCGTGGCCGGAATTTTTAGCGGTCGTCTCGAGTATATCCCCTCCGCGTCGATAAACACTCGTCGTCCCGAGCAACCAAAATCGGCGAGCGACTTTCGGCAAGACCTCCAAAAACAAATCCCGGGTAGCAAGAGAATGAATCGGGAAGGTTACGATCAAAGCATCAAAAGGGGAGATTTCAAATTCGGACTTAAACCTTCGGATCGCTTCCGGTTTTGCGAAATCGAATTTTTTAGAGGTTTCAGTATGAGTGTTTGCCGAAAAACCTAAAACCGGAAGGTCAACTTCCAATGCGCGAAGTGCTCGCAATCCGGTATAACCTAATCCGAGAATTGCGAAAGAATCCATCAGATTATTCTAATCCAAGACGTTTGTAGATCAGACCGACTTTTGCCAGGTAAGGTTCGATTCGGAAAATTGAGTCCAGATCATCCGGCTTCAGAACGGCTTGAACTTTCGGATCCGCAGCGAGTCTTCCTTTCAAGGTCTGAGTTTGGTCAGCCCAAACCGCCATCGCATGTCCTTGAACTATCGAGTACGCATCTTCTCGAGTAATTCCTCCTTTTTCGATCAAGTGAAGAAGGACCTTTTGAGAAAATATTAAGCCCCGCGTAATTCCTAACGTTCTTTCAATTGCATCAGGATAAACATGCAGGTTTTTGACTACAAAGAGCATCTTATCTAAAATGTATTCAAGCGCTATCGTCGAATCCGGGATAACGATTCGTTCGGCAGAAGAATGAGAAATATCCCGTTCATGCCAGAGCGGAACATTCTGCAAAGCCGTTTGCACGTTCGAACGCACAACTCTGGAGATTCCTGAAATTCTTTCGCAGATCACTGGATTTCGTTTATGCGGCATCGCCGAGGAACCCTTTTGTCCCACGGAAAACGGTTCTTCCACTTCGCGACCCTCGGTCTTTTGCAAGAGACGAACCTCGGTAGCAAAGCGATCTAAGCTAGCGGCAGTCACGCCGAGAGCGGACATATATGCTGCATGTCTATCTCTAGACACGACCTGAGTCGCGATCGGATCCGGCTTTAAACCTAATCGTTCGCATACATACTCTTCTATATCGGGTTCGATATTGGAATAAGTCCCGACCGCGCCGGAAAGTTTGCCGACCGCGACTTCTTCCTTTGCAATTTGAAGGCGGCTTCTGTTCCTCCGCATCTCTTCATAAAAAAGAGCGAATTTTAATCCGAGAGTCATCGGCTCTGCGTGAATTCCATGAGATCTACCGATGCAAGGAAGGTCTCTATACTGAATCGCCTTTTCTCGGATCGCCTCGATCAGTTGATCGGTCTTACGAAGAATGAGTTCCATCGCCTGCACCATTTGTACACATAAGGCGGTATCGCCGATATCGGACGAAGTAAGACCGTGATGTACGTGACGTCCGGCGGGACCGATATAAGAATTCATATTGGTTAAGAACGCGATCACATCGTGATGAACCTTCGATTCGATTTCCAGTATCTCATCGACCTTAAAACGAGCTTTGGACAGAATCTCTTCGAAATCCTCTTCCGGGATTTCTCCCTTCTTAGTTCTCACTTCGCAGGCGAGAATTTCGATCTCCTTCCAAATATTGAATTTATTTTCTAGCTCCCAGATTCTTGCAATTTCCGGGTTAGAATAACGGTCGATCATCGGAACTTCCTGGGGGAAATCTCCCCTCTCTATGATAGGATTTTGAACCTTAAGCTTTCCGTAAACGGGAAAAAGCCGTGTTAGGAAGACGTCAACCTAAGTCGAAAGACCTCACAAACTCTTTGATCAGATTGATATGATCGACCTCGGGCGAGGGGTTTTCCTTGCTCGGTTCGTAAAGGTGCTCGTCGAAAACATGATAGTCGAAAATTTTTAATTCGAAATCCGGAATCGTAATAATGATATTTTCCGAATGGATATCGAAGATTAATTTTTCCTCGTTAGCTAAATAACGGGTCACTTCGATAACTCTATGAAAATCCATGGCGATCTTTTTGAGTTTAGCCTTGCTGATAACTCCGAATCTATGAGTATCGAAATTTAACTTCCATTTGGGGAAAAGAGCGTCCTGAATAGGGTTTTGTCGAATCTTCTCGTTTAAGCGGATGAACTCTTTTAAGTGCTTTCCCGGTAAAAGATTTTGGTTATCGCATGGAGTGAGAGTGATGACGGGAATTCCAAACGGACTTTTGCGAAACCGGAGTCCCATAAAAAATCGAGTAGGAAGCACCAGATCGGGAATCAAGCTTTTGAGTTTCCAATAATGAAGCCGCTCCAAACCCAATCTCGCGAACTTAAATCGAATCTCGTCCTTCGCGGACTCTTTCCAGGTGGCGTTTTGCAGGAATTCCATCAGACGGATTTCTTCCGGCTTTAGATATTTTCCTAGATTTCTTTGGACCTCTTTGTACAACGAACCGAAAATAGGATCGGATGGCAGCTTCGATTTTCCTATTTTAACAACCTGGTTCCAAGGTAACGCATACACGAACTTATATGAACCGCGTCCGATATAGTTCTCTGATGCGAGCGGCATGAAGCTATCCAGGAATTCCCGACCGTAACGGTGAGTAATTCTGAAGACATGAGAAACGGGAAAAACCCTTTCGTATAATTTCCGGAAGAATCCGGATTGTCTGAGACGAAAATCAATCGGAAGATCTTCGAGCGGTATCCGCTCTCCGGCCTTTTCGGGGTCGAAGAAAAGTTCTTTATCGAGTCCCTTTTCTAGGATCTCGATAAAGTTGGGAATTCCCGGAGAGTTCCAGAAATTCCGAATCGCATCTCCAAATTCGGAGAGTCTTCCCTTCTTTGCCATTTTTCTAAAGCTGCGGAGAATACTTAAGCACGGGAGAATATGTAGGCATTGCGCTTTTAGACTTTTTATTGGAGTTCAATAAGTCCGATTTATTCTCATCCAACCACCAGAGATGATTAGCGCCGTTTTCTCCATTAAAGCGTCCTAATGGATTTGTCGGATATCCGAATCGATTCCAATACAATAATCGAGTTGATTTTGTATTCCAGAGTAGAACATAAGGAACTTCCTTCGTTAAAGCTTTATCGATTTTACGAAGGATATCCGTGCGTTTTTGTACGCTGAATTCCGTTTTTTGTTCCTGGATTAATTTATCGACTTCGGTACTTTTAAATCCCGCCAAATTATTCTGGCCGGTTTCGTCGGCGTATTTTGAAAACCACATAGGTTCGGGATCGGGAAATAATCCGCCTCCCCAAGCGGCCCAAGTCATATCAAAATCGTATTTATCTATGCGTGAGCTCCATTCCGCTAAGTCAGTGAGATCGATACTAGCCTGGATCCCGAGCTCTTTTGCACGCTCAATAAAAACTGTGAAATATTTTTCCGTTCCCTTATCTCTATCCAAGATGGAA is a window encoding:
- a CDS encoding PAS domain-containing protein; this encodes MSNPWLLPSLLASLPSGIFLFSIYFYLYYREKQKALLMWAICCFFHILFYVGNIFLAAGMSEIYRFYPNVTFDFLIATFQLAGCMYFLKRSTPRIVKVIFVIVGVWAVYLDLINTENFLLMTPVYILIGFSQIFTGISFLKLTENNIGKTLTGWIFILWGFLILNYPVLRPMPEYAHIGFLIGGFFRTSAAITILLFYFEETKNTLQKTQNNYKKIIDTTQEGIWMIDKDANTSFVNDKMCDFLEISKKDFIGKSLFDFIEPEYKANVEKRLTERQSGLSEIHEFHFKNKKGESIWLLMSSSPIFDIHGNYEGALAMSTDITPFKRAESALKERERQLSTLIKNLPGIAYRCKVNIDWTMEFISDGCFELTGYSPSDFVDNRTVSFGSIIHEEDSERVYNEVVTAINANQSYRLVYRILHRNGCLRWAWEQGSAVKGENGEILALEGFITDFSQVKAAEEIMSKTLEEKEILLREVHHRVKNYLQVLSSLLSMHMDLSEESESKSVLSESQNRIQSMAYVHESLYGKNSVSDEFFPEYVGRLVESLLRSFGYQTHEIQIDLRCEPVPLRQNAFIPIGLILNELVTNALKHAFTSMPSVEVKSLGIAFYTEGNWVHLEVSDNGGGKDSKARPSESMGLELVDLLAKQLKGNVLDLTHRQGTMTRVRFPILG
- a CDS encoding sterol desaturase family protein, producing MTELVQKIGYEGYYVFTLVTLWVRYLFMAGLAYFFIWYVFRDKLKHRIIQSRLPEKDKIYYELKYSALTLFIFAASGILVYWMKEQGFTLLYDKVSDYGVVYMVFSIAALILLHDTYFYWTHRLMHHPLLFKRMHLTHHRSTNPSPWAAFSFHPYEAVVEAGIIPLAALILPMHSIALLVFFFYSNFLNVLGHLSFELFPKGFLDNKLLRWHNTTTHHNMHHRYFNCNYGLYFNIWDRLMGTNHPKYLETFREVTNRDPEEVSVTVANTQSV
- a CDS encoding helix-turn-helix transcriptional regulator, with the translated sequence MISEITNILHYFCLSNLIFLIGLFAWRYHYDLRIRIAAGFSFGIICYIILSLDPDRLILLPIRVALFGGLLSLPFFFWILSSAIFVDNFKPRMWHWSLLAGKILISALLVYPVLDEISMRGPIESETVLAHIIVPTLLSLAFVLAAILQTYSGRKDDLVETRRRLREVHILVTGSVITFGIFSHLILRGKALSEILDLLNVILAWGLILAFMHLVLELKDGLVDPEPDGESEEEERVIQADPALKKKLVVAFEEEKLYRKDGLTIGQLAEDLEVQEYKLRRLINQAMGFRNFPDFLNRYRIQEACEILLDSRKDELPIIRIAMDLGYQSLGPFNRAFKELTGVTPTEFRKNRERQPQT
- a CDS encoding Rossmann-fold NAD(P)-binding domain-containing protein, with the translated sequence MDSFAILGLGYTGLRALRALEVDLPVLGFSANTHTETSKKFDFAKPEAIRRFKSEFEISPFDALIVTFPIHSLATRDLFLEVLPKVARRFWLLGTTSVYRRGGDILETTAKNSGHERYEIEDRFLESGGKILRLCGIYGPKRNPGDWARKGLVKKAKRQLNLVHVEDIIQVLRRILLDSQDGLPSELLLSDNQWHTWFEIFRFLEDNGKIDPRKEEESDREDAFVDSSLIRKFLPGLQTKDFWGELEKLEELT
- the purB gene encoding adenylosuccinate lyase — protein: MIDRYSNPEIARIWELENKFNIWKEIEILACEVRTKKGEIPEEDFEEILSKARFKVDEILEIESKVHHDVIAFLTNMNSYIGPAGRHVHHGLTSSDIGDTALCVQMVQAMELILRKTDQLIEAIREKAIQYRDLPCIGRSHGIHAEPMTLGLKFALFYEEMRRNRSRLQIAKEEVAVGKLSGAVGTYSNIEPDIEEYVCERLGLKPDPIATQVVSRDRHAAYMSALGVTAASLDRFATEVRLLQKTEGREVEEPFSVGQKGSSAMPHKRNPVICERISGISRVVRSNVQTALQNVPLWHERDISHSSAERIVIPDSTIALEYILDKMLFVVKNLHVYPDAIERTLGITRGLIFSQKVLLHLIEKGGITREDAYSIVQGHAMAVWADQTQTLKGRLAADPKVQAVLKPDDLDSIFRIEPYLAKVGLIYKRLGLE